The DNA segment TTAAGGCTTAACCAATAAGTCTGACCATTATAATCTTTTAATGTACGGGATGCAAAATCGGATCCGAGGAGATGGGGACGATATTGACTATAGGAAGTAGGGTGTGATGAAAATTTCATGCGGATTCGTTGCTCTTCCCAACCCAATTGCTGGGAAAGAAATAATCCGCAACCCAAAACATTGGCGCCCATATCCGACCATGAAAATCCCCAACCCGATGAAAATCCGTCCATCACTTCGAGTGTACTGAGGAAAAACAAGGATTGTCCGGCCGACCAACAGGCAGCGGAATTATTTTTTAATCCTGCTCTACGGTATAAATCATTCGAATATTCGGAAAATAAAAAGGCAGTACTTAGATGTCCGATTTTATCCATTTGCATCCATTCATCAAAATCATTGAAGGAATGCATCGGCACCAAATCCTGATCGGCATACCAAACAAAATACAAAGAAGAAACCGTAGCACTATAGGCAATGGATTCGCCAATAATGGTGTTTCGTAAACGATGAGGAGGAATAGAATCTGATGCTACCTGCGCTTGCGAATGGCAATAAATAAAAATGATAAAAACACCTGCTATGTGCTTAACCCACCATTGCATCGGCGTGTGGATATTTGTAATTGGTGCTAATTACTTTTCGTCCGAATAAATAAGCAAGTGTAAGTGCTCCGATTTTACCAACGAACATCGACATGGTGATGATAATTTTCCCTCCAAAAGATAAAGAGGAAGTAATGCCTGTAGATAATCCGGCAGTACCAAATGCCGACACTTGTTCAAAAATCACATCCAATTCACTGCGATCATCCATTGCCAGAATATGCTGTTCGGTTACCATTAATATAATTATCGCCAACAGATTCCACGCGATGAAAAACAGTAATATGGTAAAGGCTTTTAATACGGTATCCGAGAGAATGGTCCGCTTGAACAATTCAACATTTTTCTTTTCGCGCATAGTGGCAACAGTAGATGCCCATAATATGGCAAAGGTGGATGTTTTTATACCGCCACCGGTAGAATTTGAAGATGCTCCAACAAACATTAAGAATAGAAAGATCATTAGAGTAGGCGTGGTTAATCCGCCAATATCCACCGTATTAAATCCCGCTGTTCGGGTAGTTACCGACTGAAACAGGGAAGTGATCACCATTTCTCCGCCGTTTTTCCCTTCGAGTGTATTGTTGTATTCGAAAATAAAAAACAGGATTGCACCTGCCGTAAGGAGAATCAGTGAAAAATACAGCGCAACTTTGGTATTAAAATTAATCCGTTTCCAAGGTTTACGCATGCGTTCGCGGACATTCTCCAGCGAGAACAAATCGAAAATTGCCATGAAACCGAGTGAACCAAAAAAGATCAGAATAATCAAATCGATATGCAGAAAATAATTGTTTACAATATGCTCATTGTACATTCCATTATAGAAAATGGAAAATCCGGCATTGTTAAAAGCGGAAATGGAATGGAATACTGAAGCAAAAACACGATCGCCGGTAGTGGGGGTCAGCGGATTATTTTCGCCCAGGAAAAAATAAAATAAAATGGCTCCGCTTAGCTCAAAGAACAAACTCCAGAATAAAATTTTAC comes from the Flavobacteriales bacterium genome and includes:
- a CDS encoding YfiM family protein, which translates into the protein MQWWVKHIAGVFIIFIYCHSQAQVASDSIPPHRLRNTIIGESIAYSATVSSLYFVWYADQDLVPMHSFNDFDEWMQMDKIGHLSTAFLFSEYSNDLYRRAGLKNNSAACWSAGQSLFFLSTLEVMDGFSSGWGFSWSDMGANVLGCGLFLSQQLGWEEQRIRMKFSSHPTSYSQYRPHLLGSDFASRTLKDYNGQTYWLSLNIASFLKSESRFPQWINLAFGYGAEGMIGGRENPAYDANGNPYPVFQRYRQYYLSFDIDFRKIPVKRKWQRVMLNSLNWIKIPFPALEFSEGGISFRPFYF